Genomic DNA from Fusarium keratoplasticum isolate Fu6.1 chromosome 2, whole genome shotgun sequence:
CATATCATCGCCGAAAACATCAACGGGCCATCCTCCGAGAAACAAGAAGAATCTAGACAATGTCAGactcagcagcaacaacccTCAGAGGAGCCCGAGGTGGAAACACCAAGGCCCCAAGGCCCAGCCTTCCAGCAAGAAGCCATGGAAAACTACAAACCAAAGACGCTCAAGTTCTGGCTCATCATAGCCTCCGTCTTTGCAGCCATGTTTCTCGTCGCTCTCGACCGGACCATCATTGCCACCGCCATTCCCATGATCACAAACGAGTTTGATAGTCTGGGCGATATTGGTTGGTACGGCTCGGCGTACATGCTCACCACTGCTGCGTTTCAGCTCATCTTTGGCCGTATCTATCGCTTCTACGATCTACGAATGACCTTTTTGGCCTGCATTCTCTTGTTCGAAGTTGGCTCTGCTGTTTGTGGAGCTGCGCCTAGTTCTGTGGCATTCATCATCGGGAGGGCCATTGCTGGTATTGGCTCTGCGGGCATCATGACAGGTTCGATGATGGCAATTATCCCCATGGTCCCTCTCCATAAGCGGCCAATGTTCCAATGCAAGTTCTTTATACCTCATTCTACAAATACGTCAACCTCGCTAACTCTTACAGCCATGTTCGGAATGGTATTCGGCATCTCATCTGTCGCTGGACCCCTGATCGGCGGAGCTTTTGCTGGGCGAGCCacttggagatggtgctTCTACATGAACCTCCCCATCGGCGCCGTGGCCTCGGTCTttctgctcttcttcctcaaggtcTCGAAGCAAAAGCACGAGTCCGTGCCCATCTCGAAGCACATCACCCGTCTCGACCCCCTAGGcaccttcttctttgttcCATCCATGATCTGCCTCATCCTGGCGCTCCAGTGGGGTGGCTCGACATATTCGTGGAGTAACTGGCGGCTGATTCTTCTGTTTATCGTCTTCGGTCTTACAGCCGTTGCGTTTGCCGTTGTGCAGGTTATGATGCCGGACACGGCGACTATTCCTGTCAAGGTTATCAAGCAGCGGACCATGTTGGCGTGCGCGTGGGTCATGTTCTTCATCGGAGGTGCCATGATGCTCGCCGTCTACTACATTCCTCTTTGGTGTATGTACTCCTCACTATACTCTTACGAGTGGTCACTAACACGCTTGCAGTCCAAGCAACAAAGGGCGTCGACCCTGTCAAGTCCGGAATCTACACCATCCCACTCGTCCTCAGTCTCGTTGTCGCGAGCATCTTATCCGCCGCCTTTACCCAACGTATCGGATACTACGTGCCTTCCATGATCGTCTGCCCCTGCATCATGGCCGTTGGCGAAGGACTCTTGACCACTCTGACCCCCAGTACCGGCTCCTCGCATTGGATAGCCTATCAGTTCctcgtcggcttcggcgTCGGCCTCGGTATGCAGACGGCCGGCCTCGCCATCCAGGCCACCCTCCCCAAGGAGCACATCCCTACGGGTATTTCCATTACCTTCTTCATGCAACAGCTCGGCGGAGCCATCTTCGTGTCGGTTGGCCAGACGATCCTCAGTGGGCGCCTCGTGGACCGTCTATCCGACATCCCGGGCCTCGACGCAAAGGCCGTCGTCAACACGGGCGCTACGGATCTTCACGACGTTGTGCCGGCCAAGTACATGGGTCAGGTCCTGAGCGCTTACAACTACGCCATCACTAGAATCTTCTTTGCAGCTGTGGCGCTTTCCATTGTTCAACTGCTCTGCGCACTCTGTGTGGAGTGGAAGAGCATCAAACAGGGGAAGCAAGGTCCTGCAGAAGACAAGCCTCGGGAGGAGCAGCAAAAGTCGGAGGAGTCATGATGAGCACACAAAGGTGCCATATCTGGAGTTCTGGAGTTTGTTAACATGATGCCAAGGAAATATATATCCCCCCTCTACGCCTGTTATGGTTAGACAAGCATGTAGCTTAAATGTCCTGCCTTGGATTAAATAGACCATTCCCACTCAGACCGCGCCATCATGTCCGTGTTTCTCGTGAGGATTAGCCCCGTCATGACTCGAAATCAAGAGCATTCCCGTACACCGTCGGTTGCCCACCGCCTCGACGCTTCGTCCTTCCCGCCCCCCTCAATCTCGTTTGCGCCGTCCAATTTGGCTTTGCCGGTTGCAACCGTGAGGCGTAGTATGGCGGTGAGGGTGCTCTGTGCCATGATAATCATGCGACACTCAATCACCGGCTTTTGAGCAGGGGTTCCCCCAATTGTTTGGGAATTTGTtgggcaagaaggaggcttTCTTGGATTCATTGAAATTCAGCCTGTTTTCCTTTTGACGCCTTGACCTGACTCGTTTTCAAGCTGAGCTCTTCGATGGGTGCTACTACATACGGACAAGCCGGCCACAACCAAGTCGCCCACAACCTCAACCACCACTACCGCCATCCATGATTCTATACCTACACAACCTTAATACCTTCTCGAACACCTGATCCAAGCTTTTCGAACGCTTCCAGAATGTGCATGAGCATCAAGACAACCATGGCCTGCGGCCACACCTTTACAAACTACGCCACAACCTGCTGCACCGCGTCCGCCTCGCGGCCTTGCACCCCCGACGTCAAGGTTCAGTACCTCGACGACACGTGCGCGGCATGTGATCCCGAAGCCCGGCGCCGCCGCGTGAGACTGGACTACGAGTCCCGTCACGCCGAGCTCATGGCGCTCTACATTGCGGCCAAGCGGTCGGGCGACGGGGACGCCATGGCCCGGGTCGAGCAGCTCGTCATGGAGAACGCAAGGACCACCATGGAGCGCAACTTTGAGATCAGCCCTTCGAGGAGGGACGAGAGCGTCATGTGGTGGGAGATGGACAGTGAATGAGCATATGGAATAACGAATAATGAGATATGAAGAATGCCTTATGAAGAACAGGAGTTTGTTGGTGTGGTATAGGAAAGGCTTTGCTtgtttataatattaattaggAGAATCTGGTGCGTATGCCGTATCCTACTTGTACGTGTACCATTAATACATCGTTACccaaacaaaaaaaaaaacatatcCTCCTTTGGATATCCCCAGTCTAGTAAGTGATGCTGCTTCTCCGTGATCCCTCCGCTCTATAAGTTGTTGacccaacaccaacaatAAAAACAAGACGCTAGAAGAGTAAAGTCGAGGGCTCGTAACTCAAATCCCTGGTAACCAACCCCCCATCAAAACCGGTGTACTTCGTAACTCGCGTGAAGAAATAAACAAATGGGAATCATTCTGAGTCTAGAATGCTGAGAACAAGTCTGCCCCCCTTCGCCGtcgagggtggtggtgcgTGTGGTATCGGTATCCaatcttttttataaaaacaATTCCGTCCCGTGCCGTGCCATATTGAAAATTGGAAATCCAGAAAAGGGGTGTTTCGTCAATGTGATCTTGGtgaaggaggttgaggtgaTCTTGATCGAACTGTGGGACGATCATATTGTACACTCTTGAATGCTGGGAGAAGAGTGTCTAGGCGGAGTTGAGGATGTACTGCGGGATAGTCCAACTCGATGGAGCCGGTAGAAGTGGCTGTGGTTGCTGAAGTATCGGAGCCAAACGAGGTTGCCTGCTTGTACTTCTTGCTGGGTACTGGCGACGCACTGTCGATGCTGTCGTCGTGGTGACGCTTGCCGCTATGAGAATCCATGATATGATTTGATTGTGTATGTCCAAGGCGAGGCTGGTGTGACAAGGGGtggatgtcgtcgaggtggGTAGGCAAGGCTGTCCACCTTTAAAAGGTAACAGGGTCTCGAGGGAACAAGGAGTGCTTGCTAGGCGATCTCGAGATGAGACTCGACTGAGACGAATCTCCCAGCTGGCGCCCCTCAGTCTTGCCAAGTTCTCCAAAAGTCGAGGAAGACGGGAGGTAGATAAGAGAGAGACTATTTGAGATCAGATGAGTTGGAGATTTGCCGAGAGTATCCTGGATTCTCCCAGCCAGTTAGGGTCGTCCAAAGGGGGGCACAGGTAGAAGACGGCCAAGAGCGAAAGGGGATATGAAGTGAAGTGTAAAAAAAGATGCGAGCCTCTATGCACAGCAGAGTCTGcaaaagaaataaaaaagaaataagagaagaaaaaaacgaGAGGGCGAGAACGAGGGCAACCAAGCATGGAtaaagaaggaaaaaggaaaTAAAGAAAAACTGCTGGGGGACCTACTTTGAGGTGGAGATTCTCAAAGGAGATGCTTGTTGCCAAAGCTTCTTGCAgtagtagcagcagcagccgcgggacaacaaaaaaaaaggttTTATGTACACAGTTACACCGGGAGACAGAGAATCGGCGGGAGAAGAGCCGTGCCGAGGCCGGTGTGGGCATTGATGGGCGAAGTCAAAGAAGGAGGCTTCTTTTGTCGTCGAGTGTCCGAGGAAGACGTGCAGCCATGACGGAAGGACGAACAAAGCAAAAGGTGCGTCCGTCTGTCAATGCCTGGCTGCGCTGCCTGACTCCTGATGGATAAGGATGGATGTCAGTCACTTGAAAGCAGCAGGGGTCATTGTCCCTAGGCTTTCGGTCGAATAGGCGACAACGAGTGACGGCAGAGCAGACGCCGACACGGCCCAGGTTGTCTCTGAAAAGAGAGAAGGAACCAGCGTCAGTTTGATCCcccttcttgatggtgtATATTCAGGGTCTCATGCAAGTCGAGCTGAATTGAAATTGAGTCGAAATTGCCATCCATGGGGGAAACATGAGAGAGCCCGGCAGCTTAGTCATGTTCCGCTCCACCCACTGACTGGAATGGGCCGCGCTGGAGCTGGGCCAACAACGTCAACGCCGGGCAACCCCACATTCTCGCGGAGGCACCACCCACGCCCGGAGCCGCACACGGTCAGTAACCAACCAACTTTAGCTGAAGCCGACCAACGCGGGGCAATCGTTGTTTCACACGCTGTCTGCCTACAGTTGCAGCTCACTTAGACTTCACATCAACCATCTAcagctccttcttgatcagCGTCATGGCTGCCGCAACGTCAcaccccctcctctccaaccAAAAGAGCTCcgagctccaggccatcctccatcctctcgTTCTCTTGACCATCTCCGACTATATCACACGGCACACTCTTCGACAGCAGACCGGGCCCATCGTGGGAGCGCTACTGGGACAGCAAAATGGTCGCGAGATCACCATCGAGCATGCTTTTGAAGCACACACCATGGAGGCCCCCAACACACAGGGCGGTTACCTTCTCAACGCCGAAAAGTTCAGCGCACGCCTAGAGCAGAGTCAGCAACTCCTCCAACCTACCACGGGTCTCATTCTCTAACACCTCGCAGTGATCACCGTCCACAAAGATAGGCAGCTCGATTTTGTCGGCTGGTacaccctcctcccctcctccgGTCCAACCCCGACAATCCTCCCCATCCACAACCAGATCCTCGAGGGCTGGAACGAGTCGGCCGTCCTCCTAGGCTTCCACCCCGAACAGGTTCTCGACCACTCTGTCGGCGGCAGACTCCCCCTGACAATCTACGAGAGCAACTACGAGGTCGACGACCCCCGCGCCGATAACAACGatggcgaggacaagaagatggacgACGGCGAGCCcaccctcaagctcaagttccGCGAGCTGCCCTACTCGGTCGAGACCGACGAGACCGAGATGATCAGCATGAACTACGTCGCCGGCTCAGGCGGCAACGCCGCCGCAGCCGcccccaaggaggagaagccctCGCTATCGGTCGAGTCCAACGGTAAGGGGAAGCGCCGCCTAGTCGAGAGCCAGGACGAGGAGCGCAAGCCGGAGGATGACGCCGCCGCTCTCACccccgaggaggacgagatgaTTGCCGCCCTCaccgccaaggccaacgccatcaagatgCTCCAGTCCcgcatcaacctcctcaccgCCTACCTCGAGCGTCTACCACCCTCATACGTAAATGGCGACGCAGCTGACGCCGGGAGCATGGACGCCGACTACACAACTCCTTCGACTACTGTACTACGCCAGATTCAGGCCCTCGTCAGCCGTCTAGACCTAGTCATCCCCTCGGACGAAGCCTCGTTCGAGCGAGAGATGCTGCACGAGGCCAACGACGTCAACCTTGTCGGTCTCCTGAACGGCATTATGCAAAGCGTCAATCAGGCCCGCGATGTGGGCAAGAAGTTCAACGTGGTCGAGATGTCCAAGGCTACCAGCCGCCGTGGTGGCAACCCAGATTATCCTGTCGACCCAGCTGCCTTCAACATCAGGGGTGCGGGCGATATCCTCATCTGATAGGGCTAGCCGCCGACGGATTACCAAAGAACTCGAGGGAAATGGCGAATATCAGAGCTCTCTGCCATAGTGAGCTCATCCATAAACATTTCAGCCTGGCGTTAGGTGTTAGGGTAGATGAAGAACAAATGACGGTGCATTATAGAAGACTGTCTTACGAGTACGAACAATATCATGGATGTCAGCACATGCCTGCATAACTATTCTCGAATCCCCGATGGTGACTCTACGCTGCGTTTATGATTTGAAGCTTGAGGGAAATGCATGCGATAATATCCTATTCCGTCTATTGCTGATATAGATTTTTTAAACTTTTTGTTGAAACCCATCCGGAGTAGCAGTCTAAACATTTCCGCCAATAAGCCCAACTTTTTATTCTTTAACAAAACCAAAATAACAAATCCCAACGTCAAAGACAAACAGTTCCCCCATATTTTGAAACCCAAATCTCGCCTTCAGAAATTCATAAAAAAAGATGGTACCAGAATACATGGCACCTGGATATCTCTGTCTATCAGTCATAACGCATTCAACCAAGTAACTCAAGAGTTTCAGGCCTCAATCACAATCTTCAAGACCAGgttgccctcgtcgtcgctggtgCGGGTTGCCAGCTCAAAGGCACCCTGCGCCTTGTCGAGTCCCTTGAAGCGGTGCGTCACCATCTCGTCCAGGGATGGCAGTCCAAAGCCGGGGCCGCCTCTGGCCTGGGAACAGAGGAGCCGGATGCCGGTAGGGTAAGTGTTGGAGTAGCGGAAGATGCCCAAGATGTCAATCTCGCGAAGGTGGGCTACAGACAAGGGGAGTGTCTGGATGGGTGTTCCCATGCCCACCATGATAACCTTGCCGCCAGCCTTGGTTGCATACAGGCTGGTGTGCATGCAGACTTCCTTTCCAGTGCATTCAAAGGTCACATCCacaccgtcctcgtcctcctcgagcacaAAGGCGCCCGCAGGGTTCGAGGAAGCAAGGATATCTTCAGCCAATGACCTGGCTCCATCGAATCGGCTCGCAGCAGAGAAGGTGCTCGCCGGGGTCATGGCACCAGTCTCAGGGGTGGAGACTCCAGAGGAGACGTTAGACGCGTTCAGCCGTGATCGTGGGGTCACATATCCATGTGTCGCGAATCCTCGACTGACAGCATAGTTGACCCGTCCTGCGTCAATGTCGGTAATCGTGACAGAGGTGCAGCCCGATTGGCGGGCCATGGCAGCAGTCAACAGGCCAACGGTACCGGCTCCAATTACCAGAGCAGTGGAGCCAGGCTCCGGTTTGGCACGGTTGACCGCATGAATAGCAACGGACAAGGGTTCAAGAAGCGCAGCGGCCTCATACGAGACATTGTCGGGAAGCCTGCAGAGTATGGCTGTTAGGGAGGGTCCAGATGAGACCGTGGGAGCAGAACTTACTTGTGACACCAGACGGCAGGGTGGTTGATCCTCTCTTGAAGAGTACCTTGGTAGTGAGGGTAACTCTTGGCGCTGCTCCTGAAGCGCATCTTCTTGCAGAGGTTGTATCTGCCCTTCCGGCAGATCCCGCATTGACCGCAggcaacaccaacctcgaGAGCAACTCTATCACCCAGCTGGAAGCCAGTCACCTGGGGTCCAATGGCAACAACTTCACCAGACGACTCATGGCCCAGGGAGAGTGGGTGGCAGGCGCAGAGATCGCCATTGGCAAACTTCTTGTAGTATGAAACATCTGATCCACAAATGCcagtggccttgatggcaatCTGCAGCTCGCCAACCCCGGGAGCCTCGATCGTCCTCGTTTCCTAGCGTGGCATACCAGTTAGCCGGGTGTCAGGTAGGGCTGAGACCACGATGCTCGTGTCACCTGGTTAGAAGCACTTACCAAACGCAGATCGCGGGGACCATGCAAGACAGAGGCACTGATCTTGGATGGCTTCGAGGAACAGACGGGTAGATGCATTGGCGCAATCTCTCCTGTAGCAGCTGGGGCCATGGCTAACGAGAATAATGCTCGAAGCGTGGGATGAGGGTGGGATGTTGGAGAGAATGGAGACTTGAAGTCGGTCGATGGCTTGGCCGGTTGCCTCTTGGGGCAATTACAGTCAACGGGATTGGCTGGTGGAGGGAGCAGAGCGTGGGAGCAGTCCGGTGCGTGGGGGTTGTGGTCCGGGATAGTTCCTGGAGGCGCTTCAAGTGCCAAAAGCAGGTTGGGATTAAAGAAATAAGGTATGAAACGTGGGATATGGGACCAGTTTGACGTGGGATGTTTGAGCTAAGGACAAcagatgaagaagacctGAGGATTTATCTCTCTTCGGGCAGAGGGATATAGAGGCAAATAAGAAGGGACCCCACCCCTTAAGTAGGTAACAATCCTCGCCAGCATCCTCCGGAGTCCTCGTCCAGAGGAGTCCGATTCGAGGGCAAGAATGAAAGGCAGGGCGTGTGCTCATCAGCAATTACCCAACGCCAAGGTGGCCCGGCGCCTCGAGGCGTTGAGCTGGTTGACGGGACGTGACCCAGTCAGGGAACAACGAGCTATCTCCGGGGGACAAGGAGTCTTCCGCTAGACATTGCCATCTCGCCAACTAGCTGCAGGGCCGGACGAGATGGCAATGGCGTGGAGGGGCGGCCCCTGGTGAGCGAGATGGTGCGCCGTGTACCTGGGCCGAGGCCGGACCATGAGGGTAGTCTTGGTGGATGTTGCGAACGGGTTTGTTTCGAGGACGGGCGTCTTGCATGCACAGATGGGGCGTCACTCAAGGCCTAATGCTTGGTCGCGGGGCGCGCTATCAAGGGTCAATTAGCGGCGTCAAGGGTCCTAGTAGATGGAAAACCTGTCGCTGGTCCCCAGCATGGCGTCAATGCTTTGAAGGATACGATCATCGCTTTGCTGGAGGAGGGGTGGTGCCAGGAGCCGCACGCTGTCCTTTGTTACGACTCCAACATGCTGTTCAACaccttgacgatgccaacTACGACTGGTGCCCGCTCCAAGGAGGAAACAAGATCATCAATTGCGACGACAAGCCTACTGCGGTATATGGTGTTGCATCTTTATGTGACGGAGGGCGGCCAGATGGACCGTAACCATGCACAGCTAGACGGAGGGTGTCCCCCCTAATCCACCCGAGATCGCGGTGAGGGCACGATAGGGCGTATGTCGTCGTGCGTAGCACGGGCAGAACAGCTCGCCAGCGTCTCTGACAGACCAGGGCCTGCTCAACGCCCGGCCTAATGCCCCGGCAGCCCGGAGGGCCGAGGAAAGAGTGACGATGTGCCAGTGGaacgacaaggccaagaagccaaggcaaagagCGGTCTCGGGGCCGGTAGCTCGAGCGTTGAGACAGAGGTCTACCTAGCTTGAGGGCAATTAACTCTTGAGAGAGGCTCGGGAATCCGTCGTCTCCCTCGGACTGGAGTTGATGGGTGTGTAGGCGGAGATCTTGTCTAAACCCATGATTGCAGGGGCACCATGGTTCTCTGTTGCCAGTTGTCGTCAACTGTCTATCCTTATCCACCAGCAATCGTCAGCCGCAAGCCGTACGCCACAAGCCGCAAGCTGGAGGGGACGAGGCCCATGAGGAGACCCAGGAGGAGACAGGGAGGACCGAGCCGCATCCGAGTCTCGGTGCTTCCGCCGCCCCAGGAGTAATTTCGAGAAGTGATGATTCCAACCCTCAGGTGCCATGGAAGTGGAGGGAAGTGGAGGCGTGCCTGGTTTCGCCATGTTGGTAGGTAAAGACAAGATCCTTGGTGCAGGCGAAAGGATCATCTCGGCTGCAAGTCTGGCCGTAGAGGTGCTCACTCACACAATCACTGCAGAATTTGTGGAAGGCGCGTTCCAacgttggcgttggcgtcctCGATAGGCGGACTTTTAATTCTGGAAAGGCCGTCTAAGTCGTGCCTTCCACCCGACCCGATAAGCGTGCGGCGTgcttgccctcctcccctcctACCCTCCCCTCCAGGCTGGGCAGCCCATTCCCAATGCATTTCCCAGGTCCTTATCGCCAATCGGGGCACATCCATgccctccaactccaacctcttccctccctctccatcagatccatcttgatcttggtgatTCTCCAGAAACTGGGGC
This window encodes:
- a CDS encoding MFS domain-containing protein; its protein translation is MSPPDTTSPQPDRQQDRKSTNSLSSTETHIIAENINGPSSEKQEESRQCQTQQQQPSEEPEVETPRPQGPAFQQEAMENYKPKTLKFWLIIASVFAAMFLVALDRTIIATAIPMITNEFDSLGDIGWYGSAYMLTTAAFQLIFGRIYRFYDLRMTFLACILLFEVGSAVCGAAPSSVAFIIGRAIAGIGSAGIMTGSMMAIIPMVPLHKRPMFQSMFGMVFGISSVAGPLIGGAFAGRATWRWCFYMNLPIGAVASVFLLFFLKVSKQKHESVPISKHITRLDPLGTFFFVPSMICLILALQWGGSTYSWSNWRLILLFIVFGLTAVAFAVVQVMMPDTATIPVKVIKQRTMLACAWVMFFIGGAMMLAVYYIPLWFQATKGVDPVKSGIYTIPLVLSLVVASILSAAFTQRIGYYVPSMIVCPCIMAVGEGLLTTLTPSTGSSHWIAYQFLVGFGVGLGMQTAGLAIQATLPKEHIPTGISITFFMQQLGGAIFVSVGQTILSGRLVDRLSDIPGLDAKAVVNTGATDLHDVVPAKYMGQVLSAYNYAITRIFFAAVALSIVQLLCALCVEWKSIKQGKQGPAEDKPREEQQKSEES
- a CDS encoding COP9 signalosome complex subunit 6, giving the protein MAAATSHPLLSNQKSSELQAILHPLVLLTISDYITRHTLRQQTGPIVGALLGQQNGREITIEHAFEAHTMEAPNTQGGYLLNAEKFSARLEQMITVHKDRQLDFVGWYTLLPSSGPTPTILPIHNQILEGWNESAVLLGFHPEQVLDHSVGGRLPLTIYESNYEVDDPRADNNDGEDKKMDDGEPTLKLKFRELPYSVETDETEMISMNYVAGSGGNAAAAAPKEEKPSLSVESNGKGKRRLVESQDEERKPEDDAAALTPEEDEMIAALTAKANAIKMLQSRINLLTAYLERLPPSYVNGDAADAGSMDADYTTPSTTVLRQIQALVSRLDLVIPSDEASFEREMLHEANDVNLVGLLNGIMQSVNQARDVGKKFNVVEMSKATSRRGGNPDYPVDPAAFNIRGAGDILI
- a CDS encoding PKS-ER domain-containing protein; this translates as MAPAATGEIAPMHLPVCSSKPSKISASVLHGPRDLRLETRTIEAPGVGELQIAIKATGICGSDVSYYKKFANGDLCACHPLSLGHESSGEVVAIGPQVTGFQLGDRVALEVGVACGQCGICRKGRYNLCKKMRFRSSAKSYPHYQGTLQERINHPAVWCHKLPDNVSYEAAALLEPLSVAIHAVNRAKPEPGSTALVIGAGTVGLLTAAMARQSGCTSVTITDIDAGRVNYAVSRGFATHGYVTPRSRLNASNVSSGVSTPETGAMTPASTFSAASRFDGARSLAEDILASSNPAGAFVLEEDEDGVDVTFECTGKEVCMHTSLYATKAGGKVIMVGMGTPIQTLPLSVAHLREIDILGIFRYSNTYPTGIRLLCSQARGGPGFGLPSLDEMVTHRFKGLDKAQGAFELATRTSDDEGNLVLKIVIEA